A stretch of DNA from Mesorhizobium onobrychidis:
TCCTGCAATATCCGGTGATGCCGACGTTGAGGCCCGCCTATCCGCGCGGTCCCTGGCACTACAAGGACATGCACCAGCTCGTCGTCACATACGAGAGCACTGCGGAAGCTGTGCGCGCGGTTGTACCACCACCTCTCCAACCTGCCGACGGCAACCGCGTCACGATGGAATGGCGGCGGATGAGCGAGGTCAGCGGATTCGGGCCGTACACCGAGGTCGGCCATTCAGTGGCGTGCACGTTCGAGGGCAAGCCGGCCATCTACGTCTTCCAGGCATTCCTCGACAGCGAATCGCCGACGCTCGCCGGCCGGGAGATCCTCGGCTTCCCCAAGCGGTATGGCGAGCCCGACCTAAAGACGGTGCGCGAGGTGCTGACGGGCACCCTCAATTATGGCGGCGTGCAAGTCGCGCTTGCGACGATGCCGTATCGCGCGGTCGACCTGTCGGATCGTTTAGCCGAGATAGAGCAGGAGCTGCAGACCACCCAGCTCGTGCTCAAGCTGCTTCCCGACGTTGACAACCATACGCCCAAGGTCGCCCAGCTCATCCGCGTCGGTATCTACAATGTCAAACTGAAGGGCGCCTGGGGAGGGCCCGCAGAGCTGTTCATGGTCCCGCACGTCGGCTGCCCGGTGGCGGCGCTTCCGGTCGTGCGCGTGCTCGAGGGTCGACAGCATTTCTGGGACATGACTCTGAGCGACGGTCAAGTTGTCCACGACTACCTTGCGGTCGAGCGTGAGAACGCGCTGAAGGCGGCGGCCGCCCTGCTGTGAACGCGCGCGCCGCTGAGTGCGGCGGCTCGCTCCTAATGAATCCTCCAATCGCAACCTGGGAAATTCGAATGACCATCACTGTAGACCGAAAGAGTCTGGGCCGCGGTGAGCCGCTCGGCGCCGCCGCCATGGCCCAGCTGTTCACCGAAGCGCGGACACACCACCATTTCCGCGAACTTGCCGTTCCTGGCACGCTTCTGCGCGAAGCGCTCGACCTCGCCAAGATGGGTCCGACCGCGGCGAACCAGCAGCCGCTGCGCGCGCTCTTCCTGCGCTCAACGGACGCTAAGGAGCGGCTGCGTCCGGCGCTCATGCCCGGCAATGTCGAAAAGACCATGGCAGCACCGGTCGTCGCGATCATGGGCCATGCCGTCGACTTTTATCAACAGCTGCCGTTCCTGTTCCCGCACGCCGATGCGAAGAGCTTGTTTGCCGGCAATCCGGAGTTCGCTGCGCGCAGTGCTGCGCAGAATGGAACCCTTCAGGTCGCCTACTTCATTCTCGCGCTGCGCGCCGTCGGCTTGGATGCGGGTCCGATGACCGGGTTTGACCCGGCCAAGGTCGAGCAGGAGTTCTTCCCCGACGGCAAGATAAAGGCCAACGTAATCATCAACATCGGCTACGGCAACGACGCCAAGGTGTTCCCGCGCGGCCCGCGGTTCTCATTCGACGAGATGGCGACGATCCTCTGAGGCCGCAACCCAAAAAGGGGCGTCGCGCCCGTAGTCGCGGAGCCCACCCCATCGTCACAACAGGAGAATTGGATATGAACTCTTTGAAGGGCAAGGGCGCCGTCGTCACCGGCGCAGCATCAGGCATCGGCAAGGCGATTGCGGCCGGGTTCGTTGAAGCTGGCGCTAGCGTACTGCTCTGTGATCTCAACGCCAATGCGCTCGATGCCGCCGCCCGCGAGATGGGCGATCACGCGGTCGGCCGCGTCACCGACGTGTCGGACGAGGACCAGGTCGAAGGCGCGATGCACGCGGCTCGCGAGGCATTCGGGTCGCTGGACATCGTGGTCAACTGCGCGGGCTTTGGCGCCATTGTGCCGCTGACCGAACTCACCGGTGACAAGTGGAAATCCGTCCAGGCCGTGACTCTCGGCGGCGTCTTCTACGGGGTAAAGCACGCGGCCCGGCAGATGCTCGAGCAAGGACGCCCCGGTGTCATCATCAATATCTCGTCGGTGAACGCACGGCAGCCGGGCGAGGGGCAGGTGGCCTATTGCGCGGCAAAGGCCGGCGTCGACATGATCACGCGCTGCGGCGCGCTGGAACTTGGCGGTCGCGGCATCCGTGTCGTCGGCATCGCGCCAGGCCTGGTGGAGACACCGTTGACGCGGAAGGAGTTGGAAGATCCCGCTAAGCGCGAGCTCTTCTTGAACATCATCCCGATGAAGCGCGCGGTTGAAGCGAAAGAAATTGCTGCGGCCGCCGTGTTTCTCGCGTCGGACAACGCTAGATCCATCAACGGGGATACGATTGCGATAGACGGCGGTTCGTTGACGTGCGGCTACCCGGCACTGCTCACCGGTCTAAAGAAAACATCATGACCAATACCGGGCGTTATACCAGCGGTCCAATCGTCCTCGCCAATCTTGCGGCATCGATCGATAGTCTGGAGCTTCGTCGTGCGGAAGGTGCGGCCTTCGATAATCTGGTAGCGCTGTCGAAGTTGCTTTTCATTCGAGGTGACGTGCTTGGTCGTATGGCGGATAACGAGCGGGCGGAACTCATCGCCACGGAGGCGATTGCGTCGTCGCCTGATGCAGCAACTGGGTTCTATATCCGTGCACGGCTCGCTGGGCGTTTTCATCGCTTTGAGGAAGCGAGCGTGCATCTCGATCAAGCGTTCGCAGCCGGATATCCCCGAAACAAGATTGATGCCGAAAAGGCGGCGCTGCTGCAGGCGACAGGACGATACGATGCCGCGCTCCTCCTACGTGACAGACTAGTGCAGGACGATCCCGGGATTCACACGCTTGGCGCGCTGGCATCACTCCTGGCGGAAATGGATCGATGGGCGACGGCGGAAGCCACCTATGCGGCTGCAATCGATGCCGACGATGGCGTGTCGCCGCTCCCATGCAGCCAGTTGCTGTTTGAATGGGGCGTGAGCGCGATGCGCAGTGGTGATCTGGACCGGGCGGACGCTATCTTCGCTGAACTCGAGGCCATTTTGCCCGGGCACGTTCCAGGACGAGGACATCGCGCGGAAGTTGCGCTCGGGCGCGGACAATTGCAGCTCGCACTGATGCTCGTCACGCCGTTGCTCGAAACCTCCGACGATCCGGAATATCGCGCCACCTATGCAGAGATCCTAGCCGCGCATGGCAACGCCAAGGCTACGCGCGAAGCGGAACGTGCGGCATCAGCCTACGAAGTGTTGCTGGCGCGACGGCCCGAGGCCTACGCCGACCACGCGGCTGCCTTTTTCATAGGCATCGGTAACCGACCGCAGCGGGCGGTCGAACTGGCATTGGCCAATCGGAAACTCCGCGATACACCGCGCTCGCGGAACCTTCTAGCCAAGGCGCTGCGCAACGCAGCGAGTTTGGCCGGTGCGGGCAGCACGCATGTCTCCAATCTCATGTCGCTAAGAGGGACCGGGCACCGGTTCGGGCATCCTCAGGGAGCCACAAGGTGACGGACGTTGTCGTGATCGGCGCCGGACCGGCTGGAGCGGTTGCCGCGCTACGCGCCGCGGATCTGGGCGCGCGCACCACGCTGGTCACCAGCTCTGGTTTTGGAGGCATGGCCGCAAACGACGGGCCGGTTCCAGTGCGCACTCTGGCTCACGCAGCCCGGCTGATCCGCGACGTTCGACAATTAGGTCAATACGGTATTGCCGTGGGCGAGCTGGTGCTGGATTACTCCCGGTTGCTGGCGCGCGTTCGCGGGGTCGTCAGTGAGGTGCTTGCGCACTCCTCCTTGCGCGAGCAAATCGATTCGGCCGGAGTTACCATCCACGAGAGGGCCGGCGCCACGCGCTTCGCAGACCCTCATACCATCGTCACCGAAACAGGCCTGCGTCTTCAGGCCGACAAGATGATCATCTGCGTCGGCGGTGTCGGCCGGCGGCTTCCCATCCCGGGCTTCGAGTTCACGTGCACCCATAGCAGCGCCTTCTCATTGACCGAGGTTCCTCCGACTATGCTGGTCATAGGCGGCGGGGCAACGGGGGTGCAAGTCGCGTCCATATTCAATGCATTCGGCTCGCGGGTTGAGCTCTTTGAGACTGGTCCACGCATCCTCTCAGGTGAGGACGAGGATATCGCAGCCGCTGTCGCTACGGCTTTCCGTGAGGCAGGTATCGTGGTGCATGAGAACTTCGGCATTATCGACTCCTTCGAGAAGACCTCGGCGGGAGTGCAGATGAATTTCTCCAAGAACGGCGAACGGGACTGCGCCGAGGCCACGCTTGCTGTGGTGGCGGCGGGCTGGGTGGCAAATACCGCCGAACTCAATCTCGGCGGACTGGGCGTCCTGACCGATCATCGAGGGTTCGTAAAAGTCGATGACTACCTAACGACGTCCGTGCCCAACATCTTCGCGGCAGGCGATGTGACCGGTCGCCTAATGTTGGTTCCACCTGCTCTGCAGCAGGGTTTCGTGGCGTCAACGAACGCGGTTTTAGGCCCGACCGTGCGGCTCGAAGAGAGCGTAAATACGAGCGCCGGATTCACCCATCCGGAGTATGCGAGCGCGGGTCTGACGGAAACAAAAGCCCGTGAGACCCATGATGTCGTGACCGCGGTGATCCATTTCGACTCGACCATCCGTACGATTATCGACGGGCGAAAGGTAGGCTTTTGCAAGCTTATTGTAGATCGCAAGACAGCAAAGATATTGGGCTGTCACGTCGTTGGTGAAAGAGCAGTTGAGATTGCCCAAGTCGCGGCAATAGCCATTTCTGCGGGATTGCGAGTGGATGATTTGGCTCGGGTCCCACTCGCGTTTCCTACCTATACAGGAAACCTTGCGGACGCGGCCGCCAGCGCGGCCCGCCAACTCGAGCTGCATGTGGGCTGTCAAGCGCCTGAAAACGCGATGTCGCGATAGGGACGAAGGGTGTCCGATGACGTACATACCGATCCTCGGTCTGGGCTTCCTCCTGGGAATGCACCACGCGCTAGATGCAGACCATATTGCGGCAGTCTCGAGTATCGCGGCGCGCCGAACCAGGATGACCGACATCCTCAAGCACGGCCTGACCTGGGGACTGGGTCATACGTTGACGCTGTTCTTGTTTGCCGGCGCTGCGATCGTGCTGGGTCGGAGGATTCCAGACCTACTTGCCGAGCCCCTCGAAGCTGCGGTTGGCGTCATGCTCGTCGCCCTTGGAACTCACGTGCTGTGGCAGCTGTGGCGCGAGCACGTGTATCTTCGCGGACGCCACCGTTGCGTGCCGCAAATTCACTCATACAGCGGCTCTGGCGACGGGGTTTCAAATTGGAGCTCGGAGCATCGGCCCGAGCATGGGTTTCGCTGGCGTTCGCTGGCCGTGGGGCTGATGCACGGCATGGCCGGGTCGGCAGCACTGCTGGTCCTTGCCGTGTCCCAATTTGCAGACCCGCTGCAGGGCCTGGCCTACATTGTGCTGTTCGGCCTGGGCTCAATGATCGGGATGGGCGCGCTGTCGAGCGTCATTGCCGTGCCGCTCGTGGCCTCGGCGCGTTTGCTCACTGGGATGAACCACAGTCTTCAGGCGGCCGTCGCTCTTCTCACGGTCGGAATCGGCGCCACGACAATTTATGCAATTCTCGTTCATGCAAATGTTTGACCAGGGTGAACCATTCAACGTGGCCGGTCTCAGTGACGAGGCCAATGGGAATGGCGGCGAGGCGGGCAAATGCGAGTCGCGATACCAAAACGCTTTTCCTCTCGCGTTGGCCGACGTCCTTGTCCGCCACCGTGAGGCCTCGGCGAACATCAACTCGTCCGCGACGCCGGCACCCGACCGGAAAATTCAAGAATAGCCCCATGACTCTGGACCCAGCGACCATCTCGGCCCTTTCGGCACTTGCCGGCTCCGCCATCGGCGCCTTGGCCTCCGTGGCCACGACCTGGTTTACCCAGCATCATCAGGACCATGCGCAGCGCCTCGGACAAGAAGGCTCACGTCGAGAGCGGCTGTTCGGCGAGTTCATCGACCAGGCATCGAAAGCCTATGCGGACGGCGTGGTTCAGGAACGCCTTGATGACCCCGCCAAGCTGGTTCCGATGTATACCGCCATGAACAAGCTTCGCCTGTTTGCGACGCCAGGCACCATCGGGGCTGCAGAGGCCGTGCTGGTACTTGTTGTCGATACATACGAGAAGACTTCGACCGCGCTGGAGGCGCGGAACTCCCACATCACCGCCCATGACATCCTGCGGGAATTTGCAGATGCCTGCCGCGCGGAGCTGACGTGCCTGCGCTGACTCCAAGGAAGCTTTCCATGCCGATCAAGTTCATCAGCGCTACGCCTGCCGGCCTAGCATCTTCAAGCTTAAGCGTGCGGGCAGGCATCGACAGGCGAAAATCGCTGCTGCGGGCGGCGGCCGTTCTCGCGGGCCTGTCGTTGCTGGTCCTTGCAGCAGCCAGCCCAACCCATTCATACGCCCACGAGCAAACCTCTGCCGGGACTCCTCACCGCGATCCGCTGAGCGAAAGGGAAATGGAGGTGTTGGTGGCGCGCATCGCGCTCTATCCCGACGAGTTGGTGGCCGCAATCGCGGCGGCATCCTTGTATCCCCTGCAGATCGTTGAAGCCGAAAGATATATGGAGCGCTTCAAGACC
This window harbors:
- a CDS encoding dihydrolipoyl dehydrogenase family protein, which gives rise to MTDVVVIGAGPAGAVAALRAADLGARTTLVTSSGFGGMAANDGPVPVRTLAHAARLIRDVRQLGQYGIAVGELVLDYSRLLARVRGVVSEVLAHSSLREQIDSAGVTIHERAGATRFADPHTIVTETGLRLQADKMIICVGGVGRRLPIPGFEFTCTHSSAFSLTEVPPTMLVIGGGATGVQVASIFNAFGSRVELFETGPRILSGEDEDIAAAVATAFREAGIVVHENFGIIDSFEKTSAGVQMNFSKNGERDCAEATLAVVAAGWVANTAELNLGGLGVLTDHRGFVKVDDYLTTSVPNIFAAGDVTGRLMLVPPALQQGFVASTNAVLGPTVRLEESVNTSAGFTHPEYASAGLTETKARETHDVVTAVIHFDSTIRTIIDGRKVGFCKLIVDRKTAKILGCHVVGERAVEIAQVAAIAISAGLRVDDLARVPLAFPTYTGNLADAAASAARQLELHVGCQAPENAMSR
- a CDS encoding acetoacetate decarboxylase, which translates into the protein MQSLTGNSPVVPGAASGTNKFLQYPVMPTLRPAYPRGPWHYKDMHQLVVTYESTAEAVRAVVPPPLQPADGNRVTMEWRRMSEVSGFGPYTEVGHSVACTFEGKPAIYVFQAFLDSESPTLAGREILGFPKRYGEPDLKTVREVLTGTLNYGGVQVALATMPYRAVDLSDRLAEIEQELQTTQLVLKLLPDVDNHTPKVAQLIRVGIYNVKLKGAWGGPAELFMVPHVGCPVAALPVVRVLEGRQHFWDMTLSDGQVVHDYLAVERENALKAAAALL
- a CDS encoding SDR family NAD(P)-dependent oxidoreductase gives rise to the protein MNSLKGKGAVVTGAASGIGKAIAAGFVEAGASVLLCDLNANALDAAAREMGDHAVGRVTDVSDEDQVEGAMHAAREAFGSLDIVVNCAGFGAIVPLTELTGDKWKSVQAVTLGGVFYGVKHAARQMLEQGRPGVIINISSVNARQPGEGQVAYCAAKAGVDMITRCGALELGGRGIRVVGIAPGLVETPLTRKELEDPAKRELFLNIIPMKRAVEAKEIAAAAVFLASDNARSINGDTIAIDGGSLTCGYPALLTGLKKTS
- a CDS encoding malonic semialdehyde reductase translates to MNARAAECGGSLLMNPPIATWEIRMTITVDRKSLGRGEPLGAAAMAQLFTEARTHHHFRELAVPGTLLREALDLAKMGPTAANQQPLRALFLRSTDAKERLRPALMPGNVEKTMAAPVVAIMGHAVDFYQQLPFLFPHADAKSLFAGNPEFAARSAAQNGTLQVAYFILALRAVGLDAGPMTGFDPAKVEQEFFPDGKIKANVIINIGYGNDAKVFPRGPRFSFDEMATIL
- a CDS encoding urease accessory protein; protein product: MTYIPILGLGFLLGMHHALDADHIAAVSSIAARRTRMTDILKHGLTWGLGHTLTLFLFAGAAIVLGRRIPDLLAEPLEAAVGVMLVALGTHVLWQLWREHVYLRGRHRCVPQIHSYSGSGDGVSNWSSEHRPEHGFRWRSLAVGLMHGMAGSAALLVLAVSQFADPLQGLAYIVLFGLGSMIGMGALSSVIAVPLVASARLLTGMNHSLQAAVALLTVGIGATTIYAILVHANV
- a CDS encoding tetratricopeptide repeat protein, with product MTNTGRYTSGPIVLANLAASIDSLELRRAEGAAFDNLVALSKLLFIRGDVLGRMADNERAELIATEAIASSPDAATGFYIRARLAGRFHRFEEASVHLDQAFAAGYPRNKIDAEKAALLQATGRYDAALLLRDRLVQDDPGIHTLGALASLLAEMDRWATAEATYAAAIDADDGVSPLPCSQLLFEWGVSAMRSGDLDRADAIFAELEAILPGHVPGRGHRAEVALGRGQLQLALMLVTPLLETSDDPEYRATYAEILAAHGNAKATREAERAASAYEVLLARRPEAYADHAAAFFIGIGNRPQRAVELALANRKLRDTPRSRNLLAKALRNAASLAGAGSTHVSNLMSLRGTGHRFGHPQGATR